Below is a genomic region from Enterobacter hormaechei subsp. xiangfangensis.
GTGCCTTTAGACATCATCTGATTCAAACTACGCAAGGCGCGTGATTGGGATTCGGAGTCTGCACCAGTAACAAGGCCCCATTCACTTGCACCCTCAAAGATGGATCGCATCTGGTCTTTAGGGAGCTTGTCACCAACAGCGGCGGCAAACTGGGTATAGTCTTTACTGGTCTTGAGTAAATCCAGGCCCAAACGGTTGGACTGATCACGGAGATAATCAAACTCTTTAGCGGCCTTATCTGTGGAACCGGTGATCGCTATCAGACCAGAAAGCGCGGATTCAAAATCCTGCCCGGTGTTCATGATCTTGCCGGAGAGCGCCACAGTTGCGGCAATGGTGATCGCCCCGCCTGCACCCTCGATCATGGAGGTGTCCAGTTTGTTAACTTTGGCGGTTACTGGAATTGTGGCTCCCCTCATGCCTACCCGGCCTTGCTGGCGCATGGTTTGCTGAAGGCGTGACACTCTGGCGTTATATTCCTGCAATGCCATAGACCCGGCGTGATACTGGCGGGTAAGCTGTCCAAACTCCTGGAGGTGTCCAGCACGTTGGGCCGGGGTAACATTGGCGTTAGCGGCTGAAGTGCTGAAGCGGATAGCTTTAGCGCGGATTGTCTGGAGTTTACGCTCCGCTACCAGTTGGGCTTTTGCCGCTTTGGCTTCCGTTGCGGCTTTAGCTTTGGCCTCTGCCATTGCCGCTTTTGCGGCTTCATCCTGCTGTTTGCGGCGGGCTTTGGTATAGCCGTTTTCCTCAAACTTGAGGCGTAGGGGCTTCATCTTGGACGCTACTTTGTCCCACTCTTTCCCCACACTGCGGATCTTGCCTACCGTCTTTTTGTAGCTACTTGAATCTACAGTAAAAATTGTACGGTTTACGGTTTTCGTGATGATCACGTTTCCACTTGCCATTATTCAGCCCCTTCCAGTTTGGTAGCCATAAGCGGACGGCTTGCCTTGTTAATGTTCACACGGCGGAGACCTTCCACAGATTTAGTTAGCAGTGATACAGAGCGCCCGTTAGCGCTGAACCCCTGATCCTTGTGACACAATGCAATTCCACGGCTTTTTACATTCCGGGCCGGGCCTGATTCTGGACCCTCTGAGAGGGTTTCTTTGTACTGGTCGATCAATGCTTCCAGTTCTGACAGAGCGGCGGCTGATTTAGTCACTTCGGCCTGTGTGGCTTTCTGACGTTCCAACGCTTTGGCCTGTTCCAGTTGGGCCAAAAGTGTTTTGTATGCTTCCATGAGGTGATCCTTACTTAGCGAGAGGGCAAAAGAGAAAATAGAGATTTATTAGGGCGTAGAGCGTCCACAGGGACCAACGCCCGAAAAGGAGAAATAAAAGTTTCAATGGAGTTAGGCCCGGCGGGCCGGGGGGTGGTTATGCGGCTCGTTTGGAGGAGATGATCACTGTGCGGAGTTCCTTCCGCCCGGCGCTAATAATCTTGCGTACTCGTGTCATGCTGGTTCCCAACTTGTAAACCGGGTTGGCTAGATAGCGAGGCGCTCGGAGGTTAGCCAAAACTTGATCGTATGGAAGCATCTGATCCACAAGATAGCGGGCCGGGGCCACACGGGTGAGCGTCTGCACCGTCTTGACGTTGATCCCCAACATCTCACCAATCATCTGATCCGGGAGATTGTCCGCTTTCATCTGCTGAATCATCACGGCTTTCTCGGGAAGGGTCAGCACGGCCTTTTGATACTTCACAGGGTTGTATTCCCGTTTCATCTTCAGGGCATACGCTAACGACACATTGAAAGCTGAACAGATCGCCTTAGCACTATGACCCATCACACAGGCCCGCTTGATTTGGACGATTTGATCCGTTGTCAGCTTCTTTTCATCCATCAGGGGGCGCGGCTTGCTGGTTGCCAGCTTCAGAGAGAGGGCGGCGATCTTCTCTTCCTCTTCCGGGGTTAATGCTTTCACTTCAGTTGTGATAATGCTCAAGAGAATCTCCTATCAGAGGGGTTGACTTCACACGGGGGATTTGACAAAATGAGGATAATGGGGATTTTTATTTGAAATTTAACAAAATCAAAAAGCTGGGTCTAAATCCCAATACCTGTATGGCTCCTTGATTTCCCCTCTTGGGTATGGCGTCACCGCTGGCACCACAGAGGCCGTTTCCCCCGGTTGGGGATCAGCTTGTACAAGCCCCTCTCCCACCGTTTCCACCTTCTCACTGTAAACCGTCATCAATGTGATCGGCGTGGTAGGTCCTGGCGTTGCTGGCACAATCTCCGGCGCTTCAGGCGCTTCTACAGGCTCCGCCGTGTGGTTGGGTTCCTGCATTTCTTCCCGCTCCGCTGTGGCCTTCTGCGGCTGTTCCTGCGGTGCTTCCGCTTCCACTGTACCCACCATTTCCGGGGTGATCGGGTTTACAGTGTAATGGCACGTCTTGCCGCCGATCTGCCCGGTCTTGTTGATCAGGCCCATCTCCACCATTTCCCGAAGCAAATTCCTAACTGATCGGTCAGTCAGGCCCAAACGGCGGGATAAAAGCTCCTGTGAGAAATAGGCGGTTTGCCCATTGGTCTGGTAACCCTCGATCAGTGCATAGGTGTAAACCATGTTCATGGTGAATACCTTGCCGTTGATCTTCTCAATGTCTGCCAGTTCGTGACAAACGGCGGTAAATGGCTTACTTGCTGTTGCTGGCATTCTGTTTTCCTTCTGCGGAAGCGACTAAAAGAGGATGGTTTTTCAGGTAGGCGGCTAACGCCTCCTTTACGATGGTATGAGGGGCACCACCGCCCGCCCTTACCAGTGCATAAAGCTGATCGGCTTGTTCTTTCGGAAAATCAATTTTCAAAGGTTAATCTCCTTCAGTTCGTCGATGTCATCGGCTGACAGACTCAGGCCGAAAAATTCACCCCACCATTTCGCCGGGGCCGTGATCGCCGGATTTCCCAGCGTCACCCTTCTGGACGGCTCAACCTGCTGTAACATGCTGTAAATGTCGTCATACAATCCGGGGGCGCTGTCGTCATCCCGGATCGAGTTAATGATCTGTGAGGCGTACCCATTCACAAGGCGACTTTCCGAAAGATCCGTAAACTGGTGCAACATATTTCCCCTCCCCATTGTTGATTAATTAGTGAACAATTACAGGCAATTCCCCGGTGATACGCTCAAAATGATCCGCCGCATTTAACATGATGTAGGCCATTACCTCGTCATATTCCATCGGGACGCCTTTTGCCTCAAAGAGGGATTGGAACGCCAGCACAATGGACGCTTGCAGATCTGTAGGCTTGGAAGCGAACAGCGCAACGGTTGCTTTCATTTCAAGCGCTTTTTCTGCGTCCATCTCGGTGACCTTTGCAGCGATACGTTGAGACTGGCGCATAACGCCGGAGGCGCTGGATTTGGTCAATTCAAGGGCCTGCGTAATCGCTTCTACTTCTCTCATACGTCCGGCGGCTTTCATCCGGCTACGGGTTTCTGTCAGGGTCTTACGGGTCAGGTCACGCTGATCGACACGTTCAACCATTTTTTCAACATCGAGGTAAATACTCATTGCAATCTCCTTTCAGGTTAGTTATAGTATTATGGGGAATTGCATACCCGATTAACTCCCTCATCACAATATCTATTTTACACTATTTGACAATGATTCGCAACAAATTTCTTGATTTATCTTGCGCTCAGTTGTTTATTGTGCTAGTGGCACAGAAAGCCTCT
It encodes:
- a CDS encoding helix-turn-helix domain-containing protein, with protein sequence MPATASKPFTAVCHELADIEKINGKVFTMNMVYTYALIEGYQTNGQTAYFSQELLSRRLGLTDRSVRNLLREMVEMGLINKTGQIGGKTCHYTVNPITPEMVGTVEAEAPQEQPQKATAEREEMQEPNHTAEPVEAPEAPEIVPATPGPTTPITLMTVYSEKVETVGEGLVQADPQPGETASVVPAVTPYPRGEIKEPYRYWDLDPAF